TTCGCCCTCGGGTTCGGGAAGGGTTTCCTCGACGACGTCGATCACCTCTGCGGCCTCGGCCCCGCCGTTGCCGGCGATTGCGACCGCCTCTTCCGCCGGCCTGTCGTCGCGTTCCTCGGAATCGCCGCCGAACTCCGCGAGTCCGGTCTGGCCCGCCTCAGTCATGGTTCCGAGATTCGCAGTCGCCGGATAAAAACCCCTGCAATCCCCGCCCGCGAGGAGCATTGTCTCAGTGGGTGAGGTCGGTCCCATCAATCACCCTGCTGCGTCGGCCCGACCGACATCTTATTCGACAATTGCCCTTCCGAAAGCAGACGTTTGCGGGAGCAACAAGACATATAACGTGGTAACACATAGCACAGGATCAGGTGATCGATGTGTCCACCCATGTGAACGACGACGCGACGGATCGGAGCGAACCGAGTAGTGAACCTGCGGGGACCGCGACGATCGAGTCCTACGAGACCGAGGACGGCGTCGTCTTCTACGACGCGGAGAACCCGCTCGCCTGGGTGGAGACGTCGCAAACGCTACCCCTCGAGGAGCTGGCCTGAAACTACGAAGCGAACGTTTTTCCTCCCGCTGTCCGTCACTCCGCACGTGGTATTCGACCGGACCGAGAACGAGCCGGAGGAGTGGGACCCGGAGGAGGATTTCTACGATCCCGACAGTGACGGGTTGACCATTCCACAGGTCGAAACCGGAGAGGACGACCCGGACGACGATCTGCAGAATCTCACGAACGCGATCGAGACACCAACCGTTCCCACTGCAGAGACAGATGTTCCGGGCGACGTTCTCCAGACGTTCTGGGCGCTCGTGTTGGTCCTCAACGCGGCCGTCCTCCTCGTCTCGCTCGGTCTGCTACTGGTCGTCTTCGAGGGCAGCCTCACTCGCGGTGGCGTTCTCGTCGCCACCGGCGTCCTTCTGTTCGGTCTGGCCGCTCGACGATATCGGCGGTTTCAGCGGGACGACCGGACCGACACCGAGAGTGGCGACGGGGACGACGACGCTCTTGCTACCGACGCGGAATCGGCCAGTGCTTCATCGAACGACGCAGCCGAAACTTCTTCGGGCGATGCCGTCCAAGACCAGCCACCGACCCGGAACGACAACCAATGAAAACAGTCGAGGACGACACCGGCAAACGATATCTGCTTCTCAAACGATCGGACAGCGCGAGTCTCGTTCGCGACCCCGACAACGGCAACGAGTGTTACATCCAGAACGACCGTCTCGAGGCCATCGGGGAGGAATCAGCCCTCGAGACGGCCGCACGAAGCGTCAGCGATCCTGTCGTGACATTGGTGACGAACGTCCACGACGAGGAGACGCTGGGGTTATTGGTCGAGCTTTCCGAGCGCGGACCGCTTGGCGTGCGTCGCTTGCTCGACGCCTACGACTTCTGCGAGAGCGACCTGCACGGCCGGCTGACGGTCCTCTCGGCCGCCGGACTGCTCGAGGAAACCGAGGTCGCGGGCGAACGCGGCTATGGAATCACCGAGGAGTGTGAGGACGCCCTCGAGACGCTTCGAAGCGACTGAGCGAGAGACAGAGACTGAAATCGATCGGTCCCGCTTCGCCGCTTAGACGGCCCGGCCGCGTTCGACTGCTCTCTACAGCGTCTCCCGGCGGACGGCGCTAATCCGACGCGAGCAACTCCGCCTCCGGCGGTTCGCCGCGCTCGAGTCGCGATCGGTTCGACGTGGCGTCCTTCTCGACGCGGACGAGCGAGTCGGCCGCGCCGACGAGCTCCTCGTCGTGGCTGACGACGACGATCTGTTCGACGCCCAGATCGCGCATCGATTCGACCAGCGAGACGAGTTGCGTGACGTGGCCCGAGTCCAGGAAGACCGTCGGCTCGTCGAGGATCAGCGGCGGCATCGGGGCCGTCCCCTCGACGCCCTCGGCGAGCAGTCGGTAGATCGCACACCGCAGGCTGAGGTTGAACAGCGCCCGCTCGCCGCCCGAGAGCTGCTCGGGCTCGAGGGCCTCGCCGTCCTTCTGGTAGACGGTCAGCCGGTAGTCGCCGTCGAGATCGATCGCCGCGTAGGAGTCGTTCTGGTAGACCAGATCGAACGTCTCGTTGAGCAGCCGCTCTAAGGTCTCGACGTTGCGCTGGCGCAGTTCCGTCCGCAGCTCTCCGTACGTCGTCTGTAACGTCTCGGCCTCCTCGTAGAGCGACTCGAGCTGGTCACAGCGGTCCTCGACGGACTCGAGTTCTTCGCGGCGTTCTTCGAGTTCCTCGAGTTCGTTCTCGGCCGCACCGATCGCGTTCTGGATCTCGTCGCGCCGGTCCTCGAGTTCCTCGAGTTTCCCGTCCACCTTCTCGATGTACTGCTCGGCGTTGTCCCTGTCCTCGCGGGCGGTTTCGACGCGGTCCTCGTCGAACTCCGACTCGAGGTCGCGCTTGCGGTCGCGCTTTTCGGACAGCGTCTCGCGGCGCTCGTCGTTCATGGTCTCCCAGTCCGCTCGGCGCTCGCGCAGGTTTTCGATCTCGGTTTCGAGAGCGGCCTCCTCGTCGGTGATTTCCGAAATGCGCTCGAGCGTCTCGAGCGTCTCCTTGATCTCCCCGCGTTCGGTGTTGATCTCACCGAGGTCCGCCCGCGCGTCGGCGACCTCCTCTTCGCGGTCCGCGGCCGCCGCCCGTTTCTCTTCGGCCTCGACCTCGTACTCCTCGGCGTCGTCGCGAAGCTGATCGCGCTGGTCGCGCCGGTCCGCGAGGCTCTCGCGCTTTTCGGTGAGCAGTTGCTCGATGTTGTCGCGGTTCTCCTCGAGGCGGTCGACCCGTCGCTCGGCTTCGCGCAGGTCTTCGGCGCGGTCGATCCGCTCCTCTATTTCGTCGCGCTCGTCCTCGAGCGCCTCGCGCTCGGCCTCGAGGTCGGCGAGTTCCTCCCGGCGATCGGCCAGGACGTCCACGTGCGGTGAGTCCTCGACCGGTTGGCCACACTCGGGACACTTCCCCTCCTCGAGCAGTCGTTCGCCCTCCTCGATCGCGT
This portion of the Natrinema salinisoli genome encodes:
- a CDS encoding DUF7331 family protein, which translates into the protein MIDVSTHVNDDATDRSEPSSEPAGTATIESYETEDGVVFYDAENPLAWVETSQTLPLEELA
- a CDS encoding DUF7322 domain-containing protein yields the protein MVFDRTENEPEEWDPEEDFYDPDSDGLTIPQVETGEDDPDDDLQNLTNAIETPTVPTAETDVPGDVLQTFWALVLVLNAAVLLVSLGLLLVVFEGSLTRGGVLVATGVLLFGLAARRYRRFQRDDRTDTESGDGDDDALATDAESASASSNDAAETSSGDAVQDQPPTRNDNQ
- the rad50 gene encoding DNA double-strand break repair ATPase Rad50, with product MRVDRVRLLNFKCYGDADLTLERGVTVVHGVNGSGKSTLLEAVFFALYGSKALDDRTLDDVITTGEEDAEVELWFTHDGREYHVERRLKLRGDRATTTKCVLETPTATIEGARDVRREVTELLRMDAEAFVNCAYVRQGEVNKLIHASPSDRQDMIDDLLQLGALEDYRERASEARLGVKNVLDGQREVLENVRQKVQEKEEKDLHERLNGLESRRSDVTEEIDHYETQREQAQETLEAAVDVLERHEETRDEIADLDEEIEDLRSKISETERKRDEAGDEISEIRDRREELADERADLLETVDLESDDPRKEAVQGRIDDLEDRDEELRDELEDVRVTITEGNNEVERLREEADDLEGDAEEARADADALEEQIEADEEAIADREAKLDDLADDIEAARAAFDDAPVEFGAAESHLDDLETERDELMSEINDVTADIRTAENAIEEGERLLEEGKCPECGQPVEDSPHVDVLADRREELADLEAEREALEDERDEIEERIDRAEDLREAERRVDRLEENRDNIEQLLTEKRESLADRRDQRDQLRDDAEEYEVEAEEKRAAAADREEEVADARADLGEINTERGEIKETLETLERISEITDEEAALETEIENLRERRADWETMNDERRETLSEKRDRKRDLESEFDEDRVETAREDRDNAEQYIEKVDGKLEELEDRRDEIQNAIGAAENELEELEERREELESVEDRCDQLESLYEEAETLQTTYGELRTELRQRNVETLERLLNETFDLVYQNDSYAAIDLDGDYRLTVYQKDGEALEPEQLSGGERALFNLSLRCAIYRLLAEGVEGTAPMPPLILDEPTVFLDSGHVTQLVSLVESMRDLGVEQIVVVSHDEELVGAADSLVRVEKDATSNRSRLERGEPPEAELLASD
- a CDS encoding DUF7346 family protein, with amino-acid sequence MKTVEDDTGKRYLLLKRSDSASLVRDPDNGNECYIQNDRLEAIGEESALETAARSVSDPVVTLVTNVHDEETLGLLVELSERGPLGVRRLLDAYDFCESDLHGRLTVLSAAGLLEETEVAGERGYGITEECEDALETLRSD